From the genome of Vulpes lagopus strain Blue_001 chromosome 2, ASM1834538v1, whole genome shotgun sequence, one region includes:
- the ZBTB45 gene encoding zinc finger and BTB domain-containing protein 45 isoform X3: MGPGPRLTSPPTSPHPVQMAAAEAVHHIHLQNFSRSLLETLNGQRLGGHFCDVTVRIREASLRAHRCVLAAGSPFFQDKLLLGHSEIRVPPVVPAQTVRQLVEFLYSGSLVVAQGEALQVLTAASVLRIQTVIDECTQIIARARAPVPGAPAPLPTPVPPPLAPAQLRHRLRHLLAARPPGHTGAAHSRKQRQPARLQLPAPTAPTKTEGSDVDPSLPAAPDDGGDGDEETDDETDGEDGEGGGPGEGQAPPAFPDCAAAGFLTAAPASACEEPPAPAGLSDYGGGGPGRDFLRGASAAEDVFPESYVPAWQDEDGTAAEACATENPAPPDCVLSGSRAPGVKTPGPPVSLFPFHLGAPGPPAQPPPAPSGPAPALPSAFYPALQPDAAPSAPPGEAPAPPAAPAAAPSATPARPPGTAEPPAYECSHCRKTFSSRKNYTKHMFIHSGEKPHQCAVCWRSFSLRDYLLKHMVTHTGVRAFQCAVCAKRFTQKSSLNVHMRTHRPERAPCPACGKVFSHRALLERHLAAHPAP; the protein is encoded by the exons ATGGGGCCGGGTCCCCGGCTGACCTCCCCGCCCACATCTCCTCATCCAGTGCAGATGGCGGCAGCAGAGGCGGTGCACCACATACACCTGCAGAATTTCTCCCGCTCGCTGCTCGAGACCCTCAACGGGCAGCGGTTGGGCGGTCACTTCTGCGACGTGACTGTGAGGATCCGCGAGGCTTCACTGCGTGCACACCGCTGTGTGTTGGCTGCTGGCTCGCCTTTCTTCCAGGACAAGCTGCTTCTCGGCCACTCCGAGATCCGCGTGCCACCGGTGGTGCCGGCGCAGACAGTGCGCCAGCTTGTCGAGTTCCTCTACAGCGGCTCACTTGTGGTGGCACAGGGCGAAGCACTGCAGGTGCTCACGGCCGCGTCGGTGCTGCGCATCCAGACAGTCATAGACGAGTGCACACAGATCATTGCCCGCGCCCGTGCCCCGGTCCCGGGGGCTCCTGCACCCCTGCCCACGCCCGTGCCCCCACCTCTTGCACCTGCGCAGCTACGACATCGCCTGCGCCACCTGCTTGCCGCGCGCCCTCCGGGCCACACCGGTGCCGCGCATAGCCGCAAGCAGCGCCAGCCGGCACGCCTGCAGCTGCCGGCGCCCACTGCGCCCACCAAGACAGAGGGGTCAGATGTCGACCCCTCCCTACCGGCAGCCCCAGATGATGGCGGTGATGGCGACGAGGAGACCGATGATGAAACCGACGGCGAGGACGGCGAAGGCGGCGGCCCGGGAGAGGGCCAGGCACCCCCTGCCTTCCCCGACTGCGCCGCCGCCGGCTTCCTCACCGCTGCCCCTGCCAGCGCGTGCGAGGAGCCGCCTGCACCTGCCGGCCTCTCTGACTACGGCGGCGGCGGCCCTGGGAGGGATTTCCTTAGGGGGGCTTCGGCGGCGGAAGACGTATTCCCGGAAAGCTACGTCCCCGCTTGGCAAGATGAGGATGGCACTGCCGCTGAAGCCTGTGCCACCGAGAACCCGGCTCCGCCTGACTGTGTCCTGTCTGGATCCCGTGCCCCGGGCGTGAAGACCCCTGGGCCCCCAGTCTCGCTTTTCCCATTTCATCTGGGCGCTCCTGGGCCGCCTGCGCAACCTCCTCCCGCGCCCTCGGGGcctgctcctgccctcccctccgccTTCTACCCCGCACTCCAGCCTGATGCGGCCCCCAGCGCACCTCCCGGGGAGGCTCCAGCCCCGCCTGCTGCTCCCGCTGCGGCCCCCTCGGCCACCCCTGCCCGACCCCCAGGTACGGCCGAGCCACCTGCCTATGAGTGCAGTCACTGCCGCAAGACGTTCAGCTCGCGGAAAAACTACACCAAGCACATGTTCATCCACTCTG GGGAGAAGCCCCACCAATGCGCCGTGTGCTGGCGATCTTTCTCGCTGCGCGACTACCTGTTGAAGCATATGGTCACGCACACAGGCGTGCGTGCCTTCCAGTGCGCTGTCTGCGCCAAGCGCTTCACGCAGAAGAGCTCTCTCAACGTGCACATGCGCACGCACCGGCCTGAGCGTGCGCCCTGTCCCGCCTGCGGCAAAGTCTTCTCACACCGTGCGCTGCTCGAGCGCCACCTGGCCGCGCACCCTGCGCCTTGA
- the ZBTB45 gene encoding zinc finger and BTB domain-containing protein 45 isoform X2: MALASARRREIQAVRVCSGCRRSASEKGLAVQGRARAMQMAAAEAVHHIHLQNFSRSLLETLNGQRLGGHFCDVTVRIREASLRAHRCVLAAGSPFFQDKLLLGHSEIRVPPVVPAQTVRQLVEFLYSGSLVVAQGEALQVLTAASVLRIQTVIDECTQIIARARAPVPGAPAPLPTPVPPPLAPAQLRHRLRHLLAARPPGHTGAAHSRKQRQPARLQLPAPTAPTKTEGSDVDPSLPAAPDDGGDGDEETDDETDGEDGEGGGPGEGQAPPAFPDCAAAGFLTAAPASACEEPPAPAGLSDYGGGGPGRDFLRGASAAEDVFPESYVPAWQDEDGTAAEACATENPAPPDCVLSGSRAPGVKTPGPPVSLFPFHLGAPGPPAQPPPAPSGPAPALPSAFYPALQPDAAPSAPPGEAPAPPAAPAAAPSATPARPPGTAEPPAYECSHCRKTFSSRKNYTKHMFIHSGEKPHQCAVCWRSFSLRDYLLKHMVTHTGVRAFQCAVCAKRFTQKSSLNVHMRTHRPERAPCPACGKVFSHRALLERHLAAHPAP, from the exons TGCAGATGGCGGCAGCAGAGGCGGTGCACCACATACACCTGCAGAATTTCTCCCGCTCGCTGCTCGAGACCCTCAACGGGCAGCGGTTGGGCGGTCACTTCTGCGACGTGACTGTGAGGATCCGCGAGGCTTCACTGCGTGCACACCGCTGTGTGTTGGCTGCTGGCTCGCCTTTCTTCCAGGACAAGCTGCTTCTCGGCCACTCCGAGATCCGCGTGCCACCGGTGGTGCCGGCGCAGACAGTGCGCCAGCTTGTCGAGTTCCTCTACAGCGGCTCACTTGTGGTGGCACAGGGCGAAGCACTGCAGGTGCTCACGGCCGCGTCGGTGCTGCGCATCCAGACAGTCATAGACGAGTGCACACAGATCATTGCCCGCGCCCGTGCCCCGGTCCCGGGGGCTCCTGCACCCCTGCCCACGCCCGTGCCCCCACCTCTTGCACCTGCGCAGCTACGACATCGCCTGCGCCACCTGCTTGCCGCGCGCCCTCCGGGCCACACCGGTGCCGCGCATAGCCGCAAGCAGCGCCAGCCGGCACGCCTGCAGCTGCCGGCGCCCACTGCGCCCACCAAGACAGAGGGGTCAGATGTCGACCCCTCCCTACCGGCAGCCCCAGATGATGGCGGTGATGGCGACGAGGAGACCGATGATGAAACCGACGGCGAGGACGGCGAAGGCGGCGGCCCGGGAGAGGGCCAGGCACCCCCTGCCTTCCCCGACTGCGCCGCCGCCGGCTTCCTCACCGCTGCCCCTGCCAGCGCGTGCGAGGAGCCGCCTGCACCTGCCGGCCTCTCTGACTACGGCGGCGGCGGCCCTGGGAGGGATTTCCTTAGGGGGGCTTCGGCGGCGGAAGACGTATTCCCGGAAAGCTACGTCCCCGCTTGGCAAGATGAGGATGGCACTGCCGCTGAAGCCTGTGCCACCGAGAACCCGGCTCCGCCTGACTGTGTCCTGTCTGGATCCCGTGCCCCGGGCGTGAAGACCCCTGGGCCCCCAGTCTCGCTTTTCCCATTTCATCTGGGCGCTCCTGGGCCGCCTGCGCAACCTCCTCCCGCGCCCTCGGGGcctgctcctgccctcccctccgccTTCTACCCCGCACTCCAGCCTGATGCGGCCCCCAGCGCACCTCCCGGGGAGGCTCCAGCCCCGCCTGCTGCTCCCGCTGCGGCCCCCTCGGCCACCCCTGCCCGACCCCCAGGTACGGCCGAGCCACCTGCCTATGAGTGCAGTCACTGCCGCAAGACGTTCAGCTCGCGGAAAAACTACACCAAGCACATGTTCATCCACTCTG GGGAGAAGCCCCACCAATGCGCCGTGTGCTGGCGATCTTTCTCGCTGCGCGACTACCTGTTGAAGCATATGGTCACGCACACAGGCGTGCGTGCCTTCCAGTGCGCTGTCTGCGCCAAGCGCTTCACGCAGAAGAGCTCTCTCAACGTGCACATGCGCACGCACCGGCCTGAGCGTGCGCCCTGTCCCGCCTGCGGCAAAGTCTTCTCACACCGTGCGCTGCTCGAGCGCCACCTGGCCGCGCACCCTGCGCCTTGA
- the ZBTB45 gene encoding zinc finger and BTB domain-containing protein 45 isoform X4 — protein sequence MAAAEAVHHIHLQNFSRSLLETLNGQRLGGHFCDVTVRIREASLRAHRCVLAAGSPFFQDKLLLGHSEIRVPPVVPAQTVRQLVEFLYSGSLVVAQGEALQVLTAASVLRIQTVIDECTQIIARARAPVPGAPAPLPTPVPPPLAPAQLRHRLRHLLAARPPGHTGAAHSRKQRQPARLQLPAPTAPTKTEGSDVDPSLPAAPDDGGDGDEETDDETDGEDGEGGGPGEGQAPPAFPDCAAAGFLTAAPASACEEPPAPAGLSDYGGGGPGRDFLRGASAAEDVFPESYVPAWQDEDGTAAEACATENPAPPDCVLSGSRAPGVKTPGPPVSLFPFHLGAPGPPAQPPPAPSGPAPALPSAFYPALQPDAAPSAPPGEAPAPPAAPAAAPSATPARPPGTAEPPAYECSHCRKTFSSRKNYTKHMFIHSGEKPHQCAVCWRSFSLRDYLLKHMVTHTGVRAFQCAVCAKRFTQKSSLNVHMRTHRPERAPCPACGKVFSHRALLERHLAAHPAP from the exons ATGGCGGCAGCAGAGGCGGTGCACCACATACACCTGCAGAATTTCTCCCGCTCGCTGCTCGAGACCCTCAACGGGCAGCGGTTGGGCGGTCACTTCTGCGACGTGACTGTGAGGATCCGCGAGGCTTCACTGCGTGCACACCGCTGTGTGTTGGCTGCTGGCTCGCCTTTCTTCCAGGACAAGCTGCTTCTCGGCCACTCCGAGATCCGCGTGCCACCGGTGGTGCCGGCGCAGACAGTGCGCCAGCTTGTCGAGTTCCTCTACAGCGGCTCACTTGTGGTGGCACAGGGCGAAGCACTGCAGGTGCTCACGGCCGCGTCGGTGCTGCGCATCCAGACAGTCATAGACGAGTGCACACAGATCATTGCCCGCGCCCGTGCCCCGGTCCCGGGGGCTCCTGCACCCCTGCCCACGCCCGTGCCCCCACCTCTTGCACCTGCGCAGCTACGACATCGCCTGCGCCACCTGCTTGCCGCGCGCCCTCCGGGCCACACCGGTGCCGCGCATAGCCGCAAGCAGCGCCAGCCGGCACGCCTGCAGCTGCCGGCGCCCACTGCGCCCACCAAGACAGAGGGGTCAGATGTCGACCCCTCCCTACCGGCAGCCCCAGATGATGGCGGTGATGGCGACGAGGAGACCGATGATGAAACCGACGGCGAGGACGGCGAAGGCGGCGGCCCGGGAGAGGGCCAGGCACCCCCTGCCTTCCCCGACTGCGCCGCCGCCGGCTTCCTCACCGCTGCCCCTGCCAGCGCGTGCGAGGAGCCGCCTGCACCTGCCGGCCTCTCTGACTACGGCGGCGGCGGCCCTGGGAGGGATTTCCTTAGGGGGGCTTCGGCGGCGGAAGACGTATTCCCGGAAAGCTACGTCCCCGCTTGGCAAGATGAGGATGGCACTGCCGCTGAAGCCTGTGCCACCGAGAACCCGGCTCCGCCTGACTGTGTCCTGTCTGGATCCCGTGCCCCGGGCGTGAAGACCCCTGGGCCCCCAGTCTCGCTTTTCCCATTTCATCTGGGCGCTCCTGGGCCGCCTGCGCAACCTCCTCCCGCGCCCTCGGGGcctgctcctgccctcccctccgccTTCTACCCCGCACTCCAGCCTGATGCGGCCCCCAGCGCACCTCCCGGGGAGGCTCCAGCCCCGCCTGCTGCTCCCGCTGCGGCCCCCTCGGCCACCCCTGCCCGACCCCCAGGTACGGCCGAGCCACCTGCCTATGAGTGCAGTCACTGCCGCAAGACGTTCAGCTCGCGGAAAAACTACACCAAGCACATGTTCATCCACTCTG GGGAGAAGCCCCACCAATGCGCCGTGTGCTGGCGATCTTTCTCGCTGCGCGACTACCTGTTGAAGCATATGGTCACGCACACAGGCGTGCGTGCCTTCCAGTGCGCTGTCTGCGCCAAGCGCTTCACGCAGAAGAGCTCTCTCAACGTGCACATGCGCACGCACCGGCCTGAGCGTGCGCCCTGTCCCGCCTGCGGCAAAGTCTTCTCACACCGTGCGCTGCTCGAGCGCCACCTGGCCGCGCACCCTGCGCCTTGA
- the SLC27A5 gene encoding bile acyl-CoA synthetase — protein MGIWLRLAFVLLLLHGLQQPAWPAAVALALRWLLGDSIFCVLLGLAVLARPWLCPWMPHWLSLAAAALTLTLLPARSPPGLRWLPADVAYIIRILHLGLHIRARMSHQPPDTFVDSFERRARAQPGHAPLVWKGPGSRSFTFRELDNRACQAVWALKAELGGLTDLLGGESAALLVLDSQTIPALGLWLGLAKLGCPVAWINPHARGEPLVHSVLSSGARLLVVDPDLQENLEEVLPKLQAENIRCFYLSQSSPTPGVGALGAALDVAPTDPVPTDLRAGITPQSPALFIYTSGTTGLPKPAIVTHERLLQMCKMLSLCGGTADDVVYTVLPLYHVTGLILGVLSCLELGATCVLAPKFSASRFWDNCRQHGVTVILYVGEVLRYLCNTPQRPEDRTHTVRLAMGNGLRADVWQSFQQRFGPIKILEIYGSTEGNIGFINYPGRCGALGKMSCFLRMLSPFELVQFDTEAEEPVRDNRGFCVPVGPGESGLLLTQVLRHQPFLGYRGARELSERKLVRDVRRKGDVYFNTGDVLAMDEEGFLYFRDRLGDTFRWKGENVSTREVESVLSLVDFLQEVNVYGVSVPGCEGKVGMAAVQLATGQTFDGQRMYQHVHTWLPAYAAPHFIRIQDTLAITSTFKLVKSRLVREGFNVGVITDPLFVLDNQAKAFRPLTVDMYQAVCNGTWRL, from the exons ATGGGCATCTGGCTGCGACTAGCCTTTGTACTGTTGCTGCTGCATGGCCTGCAGCAGCCTGCATGGCCTGCTGCTGTGGCCCTGGCACTGCGCTGGCTCCTGGGAGATTCTATCTTCTGTGTGCTGCTCGGCCTGGCCGTACTGGCGCGGCCCTGGCTCTGTCCCTGGATGCCCCACTGGCTGAGTCTGGCAGCCGCGGCCCTCACGCTGACTTTGCTGCCTGCACGGTCACCTCCAGGGCTGCGCTGGCTGCCTGCAGATGTGGCCTATATCATCAGGATCCTCCACCTTGGCCTGCACATCAGAGCACGCATGAGCCACCAACCGCCCGACACTTTTGTGGATTCCTTTGAACGGCGAGCACGAGCACAGCCGGGCCATGCACCCTTGGTGTGGAAGGGGCCAGGGAGCCGCTCCTTCACTTTCAGGGAGCTGGACAACAGGGCATGCCAGGCTGTGTGGGCCCTGAAGGCTGAGCTGGGAGGCCTCACGGACTTGCTTGGCGGGGAGTCAGCTGCCCTCTTGGTGCTGGATTCCCAGACCATTCCAGCCTTGGGTTTGTGGCTGGGGCTGGCCAAGCTGGGCTGCCCGGTGGCCTGGATTAATCCACATGCTCGGGGGGAGCCTCTGGTgcactctgtgctgagctctggGGCTCGGCTGCTGGTGGTGGACCCAG ACCTCCAGGAGAACCTGGAAGAGGTCCTTCCCAAGCTGCAGGCAGAGAACATCCGATGCTTCTACCTCAGCCAGTCCTCCCCAACACCAGGAGTGGGGGCTCTGGGGGCAGCTCTTGATGTTGCACCCACTGACCCTGTGCCCACTGACCTACGTGCCGGGATCACACCACAAAGCCCTGCCCTGTTTATCTACACCTCAGGGACTACTG GGCTCCCAAAGCCGGCCATTGTCACACATGAGCGACTGCTGCAGATGTGCAAGATGCTGTCCCTGTGTGGGGGCACAGCTGATGACGTGGTCTACACAGTCTTGCCTCTGTACCATGTGACGGGGCTTATCCTTGGGGTCCTCAGCTGCCTGGAGCTCG GAGCAACCTGTGTCCTGGCCCCCAAGTTCTCTGCTTCTCGCTTCTGGGATAACTGTCGGCAGCATGGTGTGACTGTGATCCTGTATGTGGGCGAGGTTCTACGGTACCTGTGTAACACTCCACAG CGACCAGAGGACCGGACACATACAGTCCGCTTGGCAATGGGCAATGGACTTCGGGCAGATGTGTGGCAGTCCTTCCAGCAGCGCTTTGGCCCCATTAAGATCTTGGAAATCTACGGCTCCACGGAAGGCAATATTGGCTTCATCAACTATCCAGGGCGCTGTGGGGCCCTGGGCAAGATGAGCTGCTTCCTTCGA ATGCTGTCCCCCTTTGAGCTTGTACAGTTTGACACGGAGGCGGAGGAGCCTGTCAGGGACAATCGGGGATTCTGCGTCCCTGTGGGGCCAG GGGAGTCAGGGCTCCTGTTGACCCAGGTTTTGCGCCACCAGCCTTTCCTGGGCTACCGCGGGGCGCGAGAGCTGTCGGAACGAAAGTTGGTGCGGGATGTGCGGCGCAAGGGCGACGTTTACTTCAACACCGGCGACGTGCTGGCCATGGACGAAGAAGGCTTCCTTTACTTTCGCGACCGCCTTGGGGACACCTTCCG ATGGAAAGGTGAGAACGTGTCCACGCGGGAGGTAGAGAGCGTTTTGTCACTGGTGGACTTCCTGCAGGAGGTGAACGTCTACGGTGTGTCAGTACCAG GTTGTGAGGGCAAGGTGGGCATGGCTGCGGTGCAGCTGGCCACCGGCCAGACTTTTGATGGTCAGAGGATGTACCAGCATGTCCACACTTGGCTCCCTGCCTACGCTGCACCCCATTTCATCCGCATCCAG GACACTCTAGCGATCACAAGCACATTCAAACTGGTGAAGTCCCGCTTGGTGCGTGAGGGCTTCAATGTAGGCGTAATTACTGACCCCTTGTTCGTGTTGGACAACCAAGCCAAGGCCTTCCGGCCCCTGACAGTGGACATGTACCAGGCTGTGTGCAATGGAACCTGGAGACTCTGA